Proteins encoded by one window of Chelatococcus sp. YT9:
- the metE gene encoding 5-methyltetrahydropteroyltriglutamate--homocysteine S-methyltransferase has translation MSQLSSVAVATLGTPRIGPRRELKIALENFWSGKSNEKALLEAAAALRAANWARQKSQGITVIPSNDFSFYDQVLDTSVMVGAIPAAYGWTGGPVSLATYFAMARGSQGDEQRNACGHSHHDHGASHGVPAQEMTKWFDTNYHYMVPEFEAGQRFELASLKAVDEYREAKSLGFETRPVLLGPVTFLRLGKAKDPSFDPLTLLGDLLPVYVDVLRRLAANGATWVQIDEPCLVLDLDEPAREALRRTYALFAHALPDLKIMLATYFGGIGDNLDTALSLPVAGLHIDLVRAPEQRDAVLAKAPRGIVLSLGVVDGRNIWRTDLEKILSRVAPVAAKRGTDHVQIAPSCSLLHSPIDLELETNLDSEVKGWLAFAVQKMGELATLGRALTEGRDSVKDALSASTAAVAARKASPKVNAAIVAGRLAAVTEAFVRRKNAFPSRARLQRERFNLPAFPTTTIGSFPQTPEVRKARAAHDKGQLDATDYEAFLREETARAVRWQEEIGLDVLVHGEFERNDMVQYFGEQLAGFAFTRHGWVQSYGSRCVRPPILYGDVSRPKPMTVEWWRYAQSLTTKPMKAMLTGPVTILNWSFIRDDIPRSDAARQIALAIRDEVLDLEQAGAAMIQIDEAALREGLPLRHGDWKHYLDWAVESFRLCSSGVGDETQIHTHMCYSEFNQIIDAIAAMDADVISIETSRSKMELLEAFRSYEYPNEIGPGVYDIHSPRVPDVEEMSDLLRLARQRLDDAQLWVNPDCGLKTRKWEEVRPALVNMVQAARDLRALRH, from the coding sequence ATGTCTCAACTATCATCCGTTGCCGTCGCGACGCTCGGCACGCCGCGCATCGGTCCGCGCCGCGAACTCAAGATCGCGCTTGAGAATTTCTGGTCCGGCAAGTCCAACGAGAAGGCACTTCTGGAAGCCGCCGCAGCTCTGCGCGCGGCCAACTGGGCGCGCCAGAAATCCCAGGGGATCACGGTCATTCCCTCCAATGACTTTTCCTTCTACGATCAGGTACTCGACACCAGCGTGATGGTCGGCGCCATCCCCGCGGCCTATGGCTGGACGGGCGGACCAGTATCGCTTGCGACCTATTTCGCGATGGCGCGCGGGTCGCAGGGTGATGAGCAACGTAACGCCTGCGGCCATAGCCACCACGATCATGGCGCGTCCCACGGCGTGCCGGCACAGGAAATGACGAAGTGGTTCGACACCAACTATCATTACATGGTGCCAGAATTCGAAGCCGGGCAGCGCTTCGAACTCGCCTCGCTCAAGGCGGTCGATGAATACCGCGAGGCAAAGTCCCTCGGCTTCGAGACCCGTCCGGTCCTGCTCGGCCCCGTCACCTTCCTGCGCCTCGGCAAGGCAAAGGATCCGTCCTTCGACCCGCTGACGCTTCTGGGTGATCTGCTGCCGGTCTATGTCGATGTCCTGCGCCGGCTTGCCGCCAATGGCGCGACATGGGTCCAGATCGACGAGCCCTGCCTGGTGCTCGATCTCGACGAACCCGCGCGCGAGGCGCTGCGTCGCACCTATGCGCTGTTCGCCCATGCCTTGCCGGATCTGAAAATCATGCTCGCCACCTATTTCGGCGGCATCGGCGATAACCTGGACACCGCGCTCTCGCTGCCCGTCGCGGGCCTCCATATCGATCTGGTGCGTGCGCCGGAGCAGCGCGATGCTGTTCTCGCCAAGGCGCCGCGTGGCATCGTCCTGTCACTAGGTGTCGTCGATGGCCGCAATATCTGGCGCACGGATCTCGAGAAAATCCTTTCCCGCGTGGCGCCCGTCGCCGCCAAGCGCGGCACCGACCATGTCCAGATCGCGCCATCCTGCTCGCTGCTGCACAGCCCGATCGACCTCGAACTGGAAACGAACCTCGATTCCGAAGTGAAGGGCTGGCTCGCCTTCGCCGTGCAGAAGATGGGTGAACTGGCGACACTCGGCCGCGCGCTCACGGAGGGACGCGACAGCGTCAAGGACGCTCTTTCCGCCTCGACGGCAGCCGTCGCCGCCCGCAAGGCTTCTCCCAAAGTCAACGCCGCGATCGTCGCCGGGCGCTTGGCGGCCGTGACGGAAGCCTTCGTCCGCCGCAAGAACGCCTTCCCGAGCCGGGCTCGGCTGCAGCGCGAGCGCTTCAACCTTCCCGCCTTCCCCACCACGACCATCGGCTCCTTCCCGCAAACCCCGGAGGTCCGCAAGGCACGCGCCGCCCATGACAAGGGGCAACTCGACGCGACCGACTATGAAGCCTTCCTGCGCGAGGAAACGGCGCGCGCCGTGCGCTGGCAGGAGGAGATCGGTCTCGACGTGCTTGTTCACGGCGAATTCGAGCGCAACGACATGGTCCAGTATTTCGGCGAGCAGCTCGCGGGCTTCGCCTTCACGCGCCATGGCTGGGTGCAGAGTTATGGTTCGCGTTGCGTGCGCCCGCCGATCCTTTACGGCGACGTCTCGCGCCCGAAGCCGATGACCGTGGAATGGTGGCGCTATGCCCAGTCGCTGACCACGAAGCCCATGAAGGCGATGCTGACCGGGCCGGTGACGATCCTCAACTGGTCCTTCATCCGCGACGACATCCCACGCAGCGATGCGGCCAGGCAGATCGCGCTCGCCATCCGTGATGAGGTGCTTGATCTGGAGCAGGCGGGCGCCGCCATGATCCAGATCGACGAGGCGGCTCTGCGTGAGGGCTTGCCGCTGCGCCACGGGGACTGGAAGCATTATCTCGACTGGGCCGTCGAAAGCTTCCGCCTGTGCTCGTCAGGCGTCGGTGACGAAACCCAGATCCACACGCATATGTGCTACTCGGAGTTCAACCAGATCATCGATGCCATCGCGGCGATGGATGCCGACGTGATCTCGATCGAGACCTCACGGTCGAAGATGGAGCTGCTGGAGGCATTCCGTAGTTACGAGTATCCGAACGAGATCGGCCCGGGCGTCTATGACATCCACTCGCCGCGCGTGCCCGATGTCGAAGAGATGTCGGACTTGCTGCGGCTCGCGCGCCAACGGCTGGACGACGCGCAGCTTTGGGTCAACCCGGACTGCGGGCTGAAGACCCGCAAATGGGAAGAGGTCAGGCCGGCTTTGGTCAACATGGTCCAGGCGGCGCGGGACCTGCGCGCCTTGCGCCACTGA
- a CDS encoding ABC transporter substrate-binding protein gives MAFFSFRMVLAASTVLATIGSAAAIDVVDQRGQTLSFDKEPAKVATIPIPAASMYVLADSKPDRLVAMNPTALGAITGEWLGRIYPGLEKVRTDIVKGGQFTPNVEALLTLSPDLVFQWANQGPDLIAPIERAGMKVFGQNYGTQAFLEETMVAMGKLTGQTDKTSALLDKHRGVMASLEKTTGAIPEADRPKVIYFQYFTNSLRPNGVGSYNDMYLKLAGGRNGAEGVRGTGTDVTFEQVLAWAPEVIILGGFDQAVPGDLYKDPKWASVPAVRNKRVYKMPIGGYRWDPPNVESPLAWIWVASILHPDKVGFNLRAEMDGMYKLLYGRAPTDEETKAILKASANADAKDYARVLQR, from the coding sequence ATGGCATTCTTTTCATTCCGCATGGTGCTCGCCGCCTCCACAGTCCTCGCTACAATCGGTTCCGCCGCTGCCATTGATGTCGTCGATCAGCGCGGCCAGACCCTGAGCTTCGACAAGGAGCCGGCAAAGGTCGCGACGATCCCGATTCCAGCCGCATCCATGTATGTCCTCGCGGATAGCAAGCCGGACCGCCTGGTCGCCATGAACCCCACCGCGCTCGGCGCCATCACCGGTGAATGGCTGGGCCGTATCTATCCCGGGCTCGAGAAAGTGCGGACGGACATTGTCAAGGGCGGGCAGTTCACGCCCAATGTCGAGGCGCTGCTGACATTGTCGCCGGATCTTGTCTTCCAATGGGCCAATCAGGGGCCTGACCTCATCGCGCCGATCGAGCGTGCCGGCATGAAGGTTTTCGGACAGAACTACGGCACGCAGGCCTTCCTCGAAGAAACCATGGTCGCCATGGGCAAGCTGACCGGGCAGACCGACAAGACGTCGGCGCTGCTTGATAAGCATCGCGGCGTGATGGCAAGCCTCGAAAAGACAACGGGCGCCATCCCCGAAGCCGACCGGCCCAAAGTTATCTACTTCCAGTACTTCACCAATTCGCTGCGGCCCAACGGCGTCGGCAGCTACAACGACATGTATCTGAAGCTCGCCGGCGGCCGCAACGGGGCCGAAGGGGTGAGGGGCACGGGCACGGATGTGACCTTCGAGCAGGTGCTGGCCTGGGCGCCGGAGGTCATCATTCTCGGCGGGTTCGATCAGGCCGTGCCAGGCGACCTCTACAAGGACCCGAAATGGGCCAGCGTGCCGGCGGTACGCAACAAGCGCGTCTACAAGATGCCGATCGGCGGTTATCGCTGGGATCCGCCGAATGTCGAAAGCCCGCTCGCCTGGATCTGGGTCGCGTCCATCCTTCATCCGGACAAGGTCGGTTTCAATCTGCGCGCCGAGATGGACGGGATGTACAAGCTGCTCTATGGCCGAGCGCCGACCGATGAGGAAACCAAAGCGATCTTGAAGGCCTCGGCCAACGCCGATGCGAAGGATTACGCGCGTGTCCTCCAACGCTGA
- a CDS encoding iron ABC transporter permease: MSSNAETAVAPHWRGHSLNGLLIWLALALAPIIAIVVSLAVGRYAVSLEHVAGILLSPLTGATKTWTDTDATVVLIVRLPRALLSAVCGAGLAVAGAALQGLFRNPLVAPQILGVSSGAGFGGALSLLFGLSGLWLIGASFAGAWVALLAVLLLARVEGRTSLLMLVLAGLVVGTLFSALTSICVFLADPEQRLPGIVFWLLGSFATADGQRLLLATGAISIGAIVIVLLAWRIDVLSLGDEDARALGQPVDAIRWAVLAAVSLIVAGQVAVSGIIGWVGLVIPHMMRGIVGPDHRRLIPASILAGAAYLTLADTLARSVSNAEIPLGILTALVGAPVFAILLRRMRAKGGGDE, translated from the coding sequence GTGTCCTCCAACGCTGAAACGGCCGTGGCCCCGCATTGGCGGGGCCATTCGCTGAACGGGCTGCTGATATGGTTGGCGCTCGCTCTCGCGCCGATCATAGCCATCGTGGTTTCTCTCGCCGTCGGGCGCTATGCCGTCAGCCTTGAACATGTGGCCGGGATCCTTCTCAGCCCGTTGACTGGCGCCACCAAGACCTGGACCGACACGGACGCGACCGTCGTTCTCATCGTTCGCTTGCCGCGCGCCCTCCTGTCGGCGGTCTGCGGTGCGGGGCTGGCCGTCGCGGGCGCCGCCCTGCAGGGGCTGTTCCGCAATCCCCTCGTCGCGCCGCAGATCCTCGGCGTGTCGTCAGGTGCCGGGTTCGGAGGTGCATTGTCGCTGCTCTTCGGTCTGTCGGGCCTCTGGTTGATCGGTGCCTCCTTCGCGGGAGCCTGGGTGGCGCTGCTCGCGGTCCTGTTGCTGGCGCGGGTCGAAGGCCGCACTTCGCTCCTCATGCTCGTCCTGGCCGGATTGGTGGTCGGCACCCTGTTTTCAGCGCTGACATCGATCTGCGTCTTCCTGGCGGATCCTGAACAACGTCTCCCCGGGATCGTGTTCTGGCTGCTCGGCAGCTTTGCGACGGCGGATGGTCAGCGCCTGCTGCTCGCCACCGGGGCGATCTCGATCGGCGCGATTGTCATTGTCCTGCTCGCTTGGCGTATCGACGTGCTTTCGCTGGGGGACGAAGATGCGCGCGCGCTCGGCCAGCCCGTGGATGCCATTCGTTGGGCGGTGCTTGCGGCCGTGTCCCTGATCGTTGCCGGGCAGGTCGCCGTGTCCGGCATCATCGGCTGGGTCGGCCTCGTCATTCCGCACATGATGCGCGGTATCGTCGGGCCTGATCATCGCCGTCTTATCCCCGCCAGCATCCTCGCCGGTGCTGCCTATCTCACGCTCGCCGACACGCTCGCGCGCTCCGTATCCAACGCCGAGATCCCTCTGGGCATTCTCACGGCTCTCGTCGGCGCGCCGGTCTTTGCCATTCTGTTGCGTCGCATGCGCGCCAAGGGAGGCGGGGATGAGTGA
- a CDS encoding ABC transporter ATP-binding protein codes for MSESLLTTRGLAHGWSPDHWLFRDLDLTIGQGEVLSILGPNGRGKTTLMRAIAGLQETRAGTVTLTSGASVAYIPQSSRGTLAYRVIDMVVMGRAPHLGILSWPGKRDHAIAHAALERVGAAHLADHPFKQLSGGERQLVLLARALASEAQLLLLDEPMAALDLKNQNAMLNVLAHLVRDRGVAVIVTTHHPQHALTLGGKALILGPPGQHVVGDARSILTDERLTALYGLAVARVDVEHKGLRARAVVPMFEAGATA; via the coding sequence ATGAGTGAGAGCCTGCTCACGACCCGCGGCCTGGCCCATGGATGGTCGCCTGACCATTGGCTGTTTCGCGATCTTGACCTCACGATCGGGCAAGGCGAAGTGCTGTCGATCCTCGGGCCGAACGGACGCGGCAAGACGACGCTGATGCGCGCGATTGCCGGCTTGCAGGAAACGCGCGCCGGCACGGTTACGCTGACGAGCGGCGCCTCCGTTGCCTATATCCCGCAGTCGTCGCGCGGGACGCTCGCCTATCGCGTCATCGACATGGTGGTGATGGGCCGGGCGCCGCATCTCGGCATTCTCTCCTGGCCCGGCAAGCGCGACCACGCGATCGCCCATGCGGCGCTGGAACGTGTGGGCGCCGCCCATCTGGCCGACCACCCGTTCAAGCAACTCTCGGGCGGCGAGCGCCAGCTGGTGCTCCTGGCGCGCGCGCTGGCCAGCGAGGCGCAACTGTTGCTGCTGGATGAGCCGATGGCGGCGCTCGACCTGAAGAACCAGAACGCGATGCTGAACGTGCTCGCGCATCTCGTGCGCGATCGCGGGGTCGCCGTCATCGTGACGACCCATCACCCCCAGCATGCCCTGACACTCGGGGGCAAAGCGCTGATCCTCGGCCCCCCCGGCCAGCATGTGGTCGGCGATGCCCGGTCCATCCTGACGGATGAACGCCTGACCGCGCTCTACGGCCTTGCCGTCGCGCGCGTCGATGTGGAGCACAAGGGTCTGCGCGCCCGCGCCGTCGTGCCGATGTTCGAGGCGGGAGCGACAGCCTGA
- a CDS encoding DUF2946 family protein produces MSALRQQRGCAWVALVAAYMLILQSVLGAFAIGASASPERNDVFGTILCAPSGDQSGASDDAPVRRHLPDCCLYGCSMFAPVLLSLPAAAETPFEHPVVLSHPLPDFGVRAPLRRDGSPGRPRAPPLLVAA; encoded by the coding sequence TTGAGCGCCCTGAGGCAGCAGAGAGGATGTGCGTGGGTCGCGCTTGTCGCGGCCTATATGCTCATCCTTCAGTCTGTACTGGGCGCCTTTGCAATCGGCGCCAGCGCATCGCCGGAACGCAACGACGTCTTCGGAACGATTCTTTGCGCACCGTCAGGCGACCAGTCCGGTGCATCCGATGACGCTCCGGTTCGTCGACATCTGCCGGACTGCTGCCTCTACGGATGCAGCATGTTCGCGCCGGTCCTCCTGTCGCTGCCTGCTGCCGCAGAAACGCCGTTCGAGCATCCCGTCGTCCTTTCGCATCCGTTGCCAGACTTCGGCGTCCGCGCGCCATTGCGCCGCGATGGCAGCCCCGGACGCCCACGCGCACCACCCCTCCTCGTCGCTGCCTGA
- a CDS encoding copper chaperone PCu(A)C: MSSFLPRRAWSASAPLYLFRSLEEKLGLVALAIGMIFASAQTVLAHDTTVESLTVSQPWSRATPGGAKVASGYLVIRNTGDQPDRLIAATSGISGRTEIHEMAVKDGVMTMRPLADGLTVPAKGEIVLKPGSYHLMFVDLKSGLQEGEPFQAQLTFEKAGSVALTFDVRAIGASDAGDPAGHGTSTGHVKSTRH; the protein is encoded by the coding sequence ATGTCATCGTTCTTGCCCCGCCGCGCCTGGAGCGCGAGCGCACCGCTGTATCTATTTCGCAGTCTCGAGGAAAAGCTTGGTCTCGTCGCTCTCGCTATCGGCATGATCTTCGCATCGGCCCAGACTGTCCTTGCTCATGACACGACGGTCGAATCCTTGACTGTGAGTCAACCGTGGTCCCGCGCAACGCCTGGAGGTGCCAAGGTAGCCAGTGGCTATCTCGTCATCCGCAACACAGGTGACCAACCGGATCGGCTCATAGCCGCTACATCCGGCATCTCGGGCCGGACAGAGATCCATGAAATGGCCGTCAAGGATGGGGTGATGACCATGCGCCCCCTTGCGGACGGCCTGACCGTTCCCGCGAAGGGCGAGATCGTCCTGAAGCCCGGCTCTTATCACCTGATGTTCGTCGACCTGAAGAGCGGGCTCCAGGAAGGCGAGCCATTCCAGGCGCAGTTGACATTCGAGAAGGCGGGGTCGGTCGCCTTGACCTTTGACGTACGCGCGATCGGCGCCAGCGATGCCGGCGATCCTGCCGGTCATGGCACGTCGACGGGTCATGTCAAATCTACGAGGCACTGA
- a CDS encoding SCO family protein yields the protein MKLTWRWIGVIATTGALAAVLATAIALLSASRHPPQAETAAGPGGPFQLITQSGAELSNEDLKGAPFAIFFGFTHCPEVCPTTLWELSETLKRMGPDADKLKTIFVSLDPARDTPEMLKTYLQSFDPRIIGLTGNEDDITAVAKAYKVFWRKVPTESGDYTLDHTAIVYLMNGSGEYVGALAYHEDADKALAKMQRLVAGKTP from the coding sequence ATGAAGCTTACCTGGCGATGGATCGGGGTGATCGCGACGACGGGGGCGCTCGCGGCGGTCCTGGCGACTGCCATCGCGCTGCTTTCAGCATCGCGGCATCCCCCGCAGGCGGAAACCGCGGCCGGCCCTGGCGGGCCATTTCAGTTGATCACCCAAAGCGGAGCCGAACTGTCGAACGAAGACCTGAAGGGTGCTCCCTTTGCCATCTTCTTCGGCTTTACCCACTGCCCCGAGGTCTGCCCGACGACGCTGTGGGAACTGTCGGAAACGCTCAAACGCATGGGTCCGGATGCGGACAAGCTCAAGACAATCTTCGTTTCGCTCGATCCCGCGCGCGACACGCCAGAGATGTTGAAGACCTATCTTCAGTCCTTTGACCCCAGGATCATCGGGCTAACAGGCAACGAGGACGACATCACCGCCGTTGCCAAAGCTTACAAGGTCTTCTGGCGCAAGGTCCCGACAGAGAGTGGCGATTACACGCTCGACCACACCGCGATCGTCTACCTGATGAATGGGAGCGGCGAATACGTGGGCGCCCTGGCTTACCACGAGGACGCCGACAAGGCGCTCGCAAAGATGCAGCGCCTGGTAGCGGGGAAAACACCTTGA
- a CDS encoding YcnI family protein, with amino-acid sequence MLSLKSIVPVVLLSAVGASSAFAHVTLENQQAPVSSTYKATFRVPHGCEGKATNTVRVRIPEGMIAVKPQPKPGWKLEKVKGKYAKSYDYYGTPTSEGVTEIVWSGGNLADDEYDEFVLRGYLTGDLKADTTLYFPVVQECPDGAAARWIEIPEEGKKADDYEKPAPGLKLVPTK; translated from the coding sequence ATGTTGTCATTGAAGTCAATTGTTCCGGTCGTTCTGCTCTCAGCGGTTGGAGCGAGTTCAGCCTTCGCCCATGTCACGCTGGAGAACCAGCAGGCGCCCGTGTCCTCAACCTATAAAGCCACCTTCCGTGTCCCTCATGGGTGCGAGGGTAAGGCGACCAACACGGTCCGCGTCCGCATCCCCGAAGGCATGATTGCGGTGAAGCCCCAGCCTAAGCCCGGCTGGAAACTCGAGAAGGTAAAGGGCAAATATGCCAAGTCCTACGACTACTACGGTACGCCGACGAGCGAAGGCGTGACCGAAATCGTCTGGAGCGGCGGCAATCTCGCCGATGACGAATATGACGAGTTTGTCCTGCGCGGCTATCTGACTGGCGATTTGAAGGCGGACACGACGCTCTATTTCCCCGTCGTCCAGGAATGCCCGGACGGCGCCGCCGCCCGTTGGATCGAGATCCCTGAGGAGGGCAAGAAGGCGGATGACTATGAAAAGCCAGCGCCCGGACTGAAGCTCGTTCCCACGAAGTAA
- the repC gene encoding plasmid replication protein RepC: MQTHIATTPFGRRTMSLAQLAQQSIGRSAPKDTAVHKWQVFQHIREARDRLGATDRALTILNALLSFHPETTLSARGGLIVWPSNDQLAARANGMPATTLRRHLANLVECGLIIRRDSPNGKRFARKGRGGDIEQVYGFDLSPIVTRADAFKDMAEAVQADKRARQVAREQLTLLRRDIAKTITAARAEGAPGPWEIAQHRYDAIISQLPRQPCGEVIEAICADLRHLWDDIRTSLENFTQSRIPAANESHSGGHIKESNPESHSESQKDDSRDEQNAPSGETTPPVAQDRQGPSLSTVIKACPAIIDLAQGRAIQNWRDLLGLAGVVRPMLGISPKLWEETCATLGAQGAATVLAAIYERSGEISNPGGYLRNLTQRAVTGEFSTTPMILALFTAKLRKHRGGENLQHPTPATEPPGIEGGHSRPSITVSAALQQKLKNGSTGRGWSRG, translated from the coding sequence ATGCAGACGCATATTGCAACGACGCCCTTTGGGCGGCGGACGATGTCGCTTGCCCAGCTGGCACAGCAATCCATTGGACGCAGCGCCCCGAAAGACACCGCTGTCCATAAATGGCAGGTGTTTCAACATATCCGCGAAGCGCGCGATCGCCTGGGGGCCACCGACAGGGCCCTCACCATCCTGAACGCCTTGCTCTCGTTCCATCCGGAAACCACCCTGTCAGCGCGGGGAGGTCTTATTGTCTGGCCTTCCAACGATCAGCTCGCAGCCCGCGCCAATGGCATGCCCGCCACAACCCTGCGGCGACACCTCGCCAACCTGGTTGAATGCGGCCTCATCATCCGCCGCGACAGTCCCAACGGCAAACGCTTCGCCCGCAAGGGCAGGGGAGGGGACATCGAGCAGGTCTACGGTTTTGACCTCTCACCGATCGTCACACGCGCCGATGCCTTCAAAGACATGGCGGAAGCCGTGCAGGCCGACAAACGCGCGAGACAAGTCGCCCGGGAACAGCTGACGCTCCTGCGCCGGGATATCGCCAAGACCATCACCGCTGCCCGCGCGGAAGGCGCACCAGGCCCCTGGGAGATCGCACAGCACCGCTACGACGCGATCATCAGCCAGCTTCCGCGCCAGCCCTGCGGAGAGGTCATCGAGGCGATCTGCGCTGATCTGCGCCATCTCTGGGACGATATCCGCACATCCCTGGAAAACTTCACACAATCCCGAATTCCGGCCGCCAATGAGTCCCATTCTGGCGGGCACATAAAGGAGTCAAACCCAGAATCTCATTCTGAATCTCAAAAAGATGATTCAAGGGATGAACAAAACGCCCCTTCCGGCGAGACCACACCCCCAGTCGCTCAGGATCGGCAAGGACCTAGCCTTTCCACGGTCATCAAAGCCTGCCCAGCTATCATCGATCTGGCCCAGGGCCGTGCCATTCAGAACTGGCGAGATCTTCTGGGATTGGCAGGTGTTGTTCGTCCGATGCTGGGGATCAGTCCCAAACTCTGGGAGGAAACGTGTGCAACGCTCGGCGCCCAGGGTGCTGCGACAGTGCTCGCCGCCATCTACGAGCGGTCGGGGGAGATCTCCAATCCAGGTGGCTATCTTCGTAATCTCACCCAGCGCGCGGTCACCGGAGAGTTCTCGACCACCCCTATGATCCTCGCTCTGTTCACCGCGAAACTGAGAAAGCACAGGGGAGGGGAGAACCTCCAGCATCCAACCCCGGCAACGGAACCCCCGGGGATCGAGGGCGGTCATTCTCGACCCTCCATCACCGTGAGCGCCGCGTTGCAGCAAAAGCTCAAGAACGGGTCAACCGGGCGAGGTTGGAGCAGGGGGTGA
- the repB gene encoding plasmid partitioning protein RepB — protein MARKNLLANVSAHLTTTADREVRSDYANRGASRSMMLSIEEMAENAKKMMAGETVVSLDPALLDESFVVDRVEDDEEEFANLKQGIETEGQLQPILVRPHPDTGGRFMIVFGHRRARAARELGIPVLAVVKNLEAIAHIIAQGQENSRRANLSFIEKALFATKLLSMGQSKETIRSALSIDDTLLSRMLSVVETVPAQVIEAIGAAKSVGRDRWEELKKLVANPKVAEYACDVVNAEAFRSLEGANRFNHLLGELKQAGQGRRKRKKAREGGVGVWSPDDRAVSASYQSTGKTFTLSLKSAHASEFGHFISSNLESLYRDFKEWKVRQQGE, from the coding sequence ATGGCACGTAAAAACCTATTAGCCAACGTGTCCGCACATCTGACAACTACGGCGGACAGAGAGGTCCGATCTGACTACGCAAATCGCGGCGCGTCGCGATCGATGATGCTGTCGATCGAGGAAATGGCTGAGAATGCCAAGAAGATGATGGCAGGCGAAACCGTCGTCAGCCTCGATCCGGCTCTATTGGACGAATCGTTCGTCGTAGATCGCGTAGAAGACGACGAGGAGGAGTTTGCGAACCTGAAGCAGGGAATTGAAACGGAAGGACAATTGCAACCTATTTTGGTGCGCCCTCATCCGGACACCGGCGGCCGATTCATGATCGTGTTTGGGCATCGCCGCGCCCGCGCGGCGAGAGAGCTTGGCATTCCAGTTCTCGCAGTTGTGAAAAACCTCGAAGCCATTGCCCATATCATTGCCCAGGGGCAGGAAAACTCTCGACGCGCAAATCTCTCCTTCATTGAGAAGGCTCTCTTCGCCACAAAGCTCTTGAGCATGGGGCAAAGTAAGGAAACGATTAGGTCTGCGCTCAGCATCGATGACACATTACTGTCGAGAATGCTGTCTGTCGTGGAAACCGTACCGGCTCAGGTGATTGAGGCAATCGGTGCCGCGAAGTCCGTTGGCAGGGACAGATGGGAAGAGCTCAAGAAACTCGTCGCCAATCCTAAAGTCGCGGAATACGCGTGCGATGTGGTCAACGCAGAAGCGTTCCGTTCGCTGGAGGGAGCAAACCGCTTCAATCATCTTCTTGGAGAACTGAAGCAGGCGGGGCAGGGAAGGCGGAAGCGGAAGAAGGCCCGAGAGGGAGGAGTAGGCGTGTGGTCTCCTGACGATCGGGCCGTTTCTGCCAGCTACCAGAGCACAGGAAAAACATTCACGTTATCACTGAAGTCGGCTCACGCGAGCGAGTTCGGCCATTTCATTTCATCAAACCTTGAATCGCTTTATCGCGATTTCAAGGAGTGGAAAGTTCGACAGCAAGGAGAGTAG